The DNA segment TAAATTTAGTTTATCTAAAATTTGTGTCAAAACAGTGTCTGCAACACCATTTCCACAATCAATAACAAAACTATCTGAAAGGTTTTTTAGGTGTTGAAACTCTTTTACCATATAGTTTATATATAAAGATTTAACATCTATATCAAAGGTTTTGAGATTATCTTCAATTGCCATTTCAAAACTATTTAATATCTCATCTCTTAGATTATAAATATCTTGGGCAAAAAAGGGTTTTTTATCAAGGGTTATTTTAAATCCATTGTACTCTTTTGGATTGTGGCTTCCTGTTATCATAATAGAAGCACAAGGTTGAATTTTATTACCTTCTATATCAAAGTCTTGATAGTTTGAAAAATAGTTTATTCCTGTAGCAACCATACCCATATTTAAAACTTGGCATTTAGCTTTATTTAAACCACTACTCAAATATGAGAATAGTTTTGTAGAATGCTCTCTTGCATCATATCCAACTGCAATATAGCTATTTAAGCCATATTTAGAGAAAACCTTTTTACCAAAGTAATAGCCTATTAGTTTTACTGTATATTCATCAAGTTGACTATCTACAATGCCTCTAATATCATATTCCCTAAAAATAGTACTGTTTATCATTTCTTTCCCAAAAAAATTATTCTTTTATATCAAATCTATAGCTATCTTCTAGTTTTAGAAGAGTAACTTTTTTATCTACACCAGAAGAGTAACCACCAAGTTTTTTCCCACTTGCTATTACCCTATGGCAAGGGATAATTATAGCAATAGGATTTTTCCCATTTGCATTTGCTACTGCCCTTGTAGCTTTGGGATTTTTTAGAAGTTGTGCCTCCTCTTTGTATGAAATAGTCTCCCCGTAAGGAATTTTTTGTAAGATTTTCCAAACACTTTGTTGAAAAGGTGTTCCAACAAGTTGTAAAGGGAGAGTAAACTCTTTTCTCTTTTTATTAAAATATTCATCAAGCTCTTTTTGTAAACACTCAAAATATTTGTTATGTGCTGGAATTATCTCTGCATCAAAAAACTTTTTTAGTTTATCAAGATCTTTTTGTAGTTGTTTCTCCTCTTCACTATAGAAACTAAGAAGACAAATACCCTTTTTTGTTGAAGCTGCAAGCATATCTCCAAGGGGAGTTTTTATTACAGTTGTGGCAATAACATTTTTTGTTTTTGGTTTATACTCTCTCATCTTTTCCCCCTTATATAAATAAAATTATAACTAAGATATAATAATTTTTTCAAAAGGAAAGACAATGATAGAA comes from the Halarcobacter ebronensis genome and includes:
- a CDS encoding methylated-DNA--[protein]-cysteine S-methyltransferase, coding for MREYKPKTKNVIATTVIKTPLGDMLAASTKKGICLLSFYSEEEKQLQKDLDKLKKFFDAEIIPAHNKYFECLQKELDEYFNKKRKEFTLPLQLVGTPFQQSVWKILQKIPYGETISYKEEAQLLKNPKATRAVANANGKNPIAIIIPCHRVIASGKKLGGYSSGVDKKVTLLKLEDSYRFDIKE